The Tachyglossus aculeatus isolate mTacAcu1 chromosome 15, mTacAcu1.pri, whole genome shotgun sequence DNA window cgtaaaaaaaagagaaagagagagagagaagccagtGACCCGACTGCCCAAGGCCAAGGGGTGACCCCTttgaacctagagaagcagcgtggctcagtggaaagagcacgggctttggagtcaggggtcatgggttcgaatcccggctccaccacatgtctgctgtgtgaccttgggcaactcacttcacttctctgagcctcagttacctcatctgtaaaatggggatgaagactgtgagccccacgtgggacaacctgatcacctggtatcccccagcgcttactatgtgcacatagtaagcgcttaaaaaaaaaaccaaaaaaactgaTGGCTCTGAGTGATTGACCATTTCTTCTGACCTGAAAGTGGCACTGCCCATTCTTGCCTGGAGACCTAGCATGcgtttgtttgtttatggtatttgttcagcgtccccctctccatccccccatcttacctccttcccttccccacagcacctgtatatatgtatatatggttgtacatatttattactctatttacttatttatttatttattttacttgtacatttctatcctacttattttattttgttggtatgtttggttctgttctctgtctcccccttttagactgtgagcccactgttgggtagggactgtctctatgtgatgccaatttgtacttcccaagcgcttagtacagtgctctgcacatagtaagcgctcaattaatacgattgattgattcagcgcttactacgtgccaggcactgttctaagcgccaaggtggatacaagttaatcaggttggacacagtccctgtctcctcccaggcttaatccccattttacagatgggggaaccgaggcccagagaagtcaggtgactcgcccaaggtcacacggccagcacgtagcagaacggggattagaacccaggtccttctgactcccaggccggtggtctgtcaactagaccacgctgcctcttTAGGATGCTCCGTCCCtccattccttcccctttccGTGGGAAAATCACTCAGAGGAAGCTGATCAAACTCTGATGGAGCAAGGTCGCCCGGAAAAATCCTTCCGTTTGCTTGGTTTTCTCAGCGGCCTCATCCCGTCCGTTTGCTTCATCGGTCTCTTTTTACCCCTCTGCTCACACTCTTAGGGAAGCTCTCCGCAGGAACGACTGATGCGGAAGAAGCTTCCAAAATCCTGGCGGAGAAGAGACGCCAGGCTCGTCTGCAGAAGGAGCAAGAAGAATTGGaaaggcaggagaaggaagagcgtGAGAGGTACTTGGGTTGTCTCCGCATTGTGGAATTCTCCAGGCTGGAGGTTAGGTTCGttaattattcagtggtatttattgagcgcttactgtgtgcagagcactgtcctaagcgtgggggagagtacagtacaacagagttggttgccctctaggagcgtacagtcttgagggggagacagaaattcatTTAAATGCATATCCATCACCGAGCAATTCTCAGGGACTTGTTAAAACGGAGGGAAATATGGCTTTTTCCGTTTTCTCCTTATGCCCCTAAAAGACTGGAGAAGGAGGAACTGAAGAGAAAGGCCGAAGAAGAAAGAATCCGCCTGGAGGAAGAAGCTcggaagagagaagaagagagaaagcggaaggaggaggaagatctgAGGAGGGCGGAAGAGGAAGCCaagaggagggctgaggaggaaCAGATGTTAAAGGAGAAGCAAGAAAAAGAACGACAGGCCAGGATGGAGAAACAGGTGAGGGTGGGcttttcccagaaaaaaaaaagccagtgctCTCAAAAATGCAATAGGTTGGGCTTTAAAACctaaatcagataataataataataataatgatggcatttgttaagcgcttactgtgtgcaaagcactgttctaagtgtatacctgtatatatgtttgtacatatttttttactctatttattttatttgtacttatctattctatttattttattttgttagtatgtttggttttgttctctgtctcccccttttagactgtgagcccactgttgggtagggactgtctctatatgttgccaatttgtacttcccaagcgcttagtacagtgctctgcacatagtaagcgctcaataaatacgattgatgatgatgataagtgctggggggggatacaatgtgatcaagttgtcccacgtgggactcacagtcttaatccccatttttacaaatgaggtaactgaggctcagagaagttaagtgacttgcccaaggtcacacagccgacttgtggtggagtcgggatttgaacccgtgacgtctgactccaaagcccgggctctttccactgagccgcgctgatgTTGGATCAAAAAATGTGGTCTTCTACAGTCATTTCCATGACATCACCAGGATCTGGGCTCTAGGACTAGAagtgaagcgtggctcagtggaaagagcacgggctttggagtcagaggtcatgggttcaaatcctggctccgccgagtgtcagctgtgtgactttgggcaagtcacttaacttctctgggcctcagttacctcactaaaatggggattaagactgtgagccccacgtgggacaacctgattaccttgtatcccccccagcacttagaacagtgctttgcacatagtaaacgcttaataaatgtcattattattattataaagttgtGAAGATACTATTAAGTGCCCTGTGGGGACAGTGCACtgtaccttcccttccccacagcacctgtatatatgtatatatgtttgtacatatttattactctatttatttattttacttgtacatatctattctatttattttattttgttagtatgttgttgttgtttttttcctctgtctcccccttttagactgtgagcccaatgttgggtagggactgtctctatatgttgccaatttgtactttccaagtgcttagtacagcgctctgcacatagtaagcgctcaataaatatgattgattgattgattaagcacttgaggAAAGTACAGCtgaaggataatcaatcaataatggtatttattgagtggttattgtatgcagagctttgtagtaagcatttgggagagtgcattgcAACATTAcaaagccctcattcattcagtcatatttcttgagcgcttacttgtgcagagcactgtactaagcatttgggagagtacaatatagcaataaatacatattcgctgcccacaaagagcttacagtctagcggtcaGATTAAATCACTGATCCCAAGGCTCTGGACCAAGGACATCAGTgaacctcatttccccttctcccactcccttctgcgtcacccttgcacttggattttctccctttattcccccctccctcgggCCCACAACATTTCTGTacgtgtccataatttatttccttactatctgtctccccttctagactgtaagctccttgtcccccatagggctcacagtcttaacccccattttagagaagcagcgtggctcagtggaaagagcccgggctttggagtcagaggtcatgggttcgaatgccgactccaccacattctgctgtgtgaccttgggcaagtcacttaacttctctgcgcctcagttacctcatctgtaaaatggggattacgactgtgagccccacgtgggacaacttgatcaccttgtatccccccagcgcttagaacagtgctctgcacatagtaagcgcttaataaatgccattattattattattattattattacaggtgaggtaattgaggcacagagaagttaagtgactggcctaaggtcgagtggcagaattagaacccaggtccttctgagtcccaagcacagtaagcgctccataagtaccacCAACTGACTGAcaagtaccagagaagcagcgtggctcagtggaaagagcccgggctttggagtcggtggtcgtgggttcaaatcccggctccgccaattgtcagctgtgtgaccttgggcaagtcacttcgcttctctgggcctcagttacgtcatctgtaaaatggggattaagactgtgagcccccccgtgggacaacccgatcaccttgtatccccccagcgcttagaacagtgctttgcacatagtaagggcttaataaatgccattattattattcttattattattattaccattgatcgGTCGATTGTCCGGAGAACCGAGAGGGAGCTCCACGGGCAGGGAAGGTGGACTAAATGACTTAGAGCCCGGGCCAccgagccagaaggacctgggttctaatcctgtctctaccatttgtccgctgtatgaccttgggcaggtcaattcacttctctgggccccagttatctcatctttaaaatggggataagagcagagccccacgtgggacagggactgtgtccagcgtgattaacttgtttctaccccggggcttggaccagtgctttgcgcatcgtAAGCCCTaaccaataccgtcattatttaGACACCCAGGGAGGCCCAGTCTCGAACAAGGTGACCGCCACCACGGACCAAcctgtcagtcgtatttcttagctgcttactgtatgccgaacgctgtactaagcgcttgggctctgtactaagcacgggaggCAGCGATCGGAACCTCTTCCGACTGGAACCTCTTCCAAGTTGCTGTCCTCGAGCAAGGCCCCAGCCAGCCTTTGTTATGCCCAGAGGACTCAGGCGGGAAGCGCGGGAATGCCCGGAACGTAACGGTCCGCCTGGTTCCCGCTTTTCCTAGAAGGAAGACGCCGAAGCCAGGGCCCGGGAGGCTGTGGAGCAGATGCGCCTCGAACGGGAACAGATCATGTTCCAGATTGAGCAGGAGCGcctggagaggaagaaggtaagggaagcagcgtggcctagtgggtagaaaacgggccttggagtctaaggacctgggttctaatcctggctccactgctcttttactgggtggccttgggcaagtcacttcattcctcctcTGGACCttaaatccctcatctgtaatatgaaggatgaagaccgtgagtcccatgtgggacagggatggtgtcccatcctgattagcttgtgtctgtctcatcgtcatcatcatcatcaatcgtatttattgagctcttactgtgtgcagagcactgtactaagcgcttgggaagtacaagttggcaacatagtacagtgcgtagtgcagtgcctggaactcagtaagcacttaaaaagttccatttaaaaaaatgggatGGAAGGAGCTGTCAGGACTTGCAGTGGGGTATAAAGTTTGGCCCGATGGACTCTGCTCTATGGAAAATGGGTGAAGCCAAATCTTGGTGAAGTTAAGTCTTTCAGAAGGCTTGGAGAAACAGaggacgggcctaggagtcagaaggtcgtgggttctaatcctggttcagccgggtgactttgggcaagtcacttcacttctctgggcctcagttccctcatctgtaaaatggggattaagaatgtgagccctatgtgggggttttgttctctgtctcccccttttagactgtgagcccaccgctgggtagggactgtctctatatgttgccaacttgtacttcccaagcacttagtacagtgcacacagtaagctctcaataaatacgattgatgatgatgatgacagggacaggTGGtagataccccagcacttagaacagtgcctggcacacagtaagtgcttaacaaatatcacgattaaAAAATCATTATGAAGTTTACTAAATCCACCTGTTCCAACAGAAATGAACGGTGTCCCCTATTAAATGAACCACTTCCAATCCTCTGAGTTATTCCGAACTGTAATATCCCTTCCAAGCTATATGAAGTTTACTaaatccacctcttccaacaGAAATGAATAGGGTGGCCCCTATTAAATGAACCACTTCCAATCCTCTGAGTTATTCCAAACTGCAATATCCCTTCCTAGCTACATTTGCATTTTTCTCCAGTACGCCTGTGATGgaagtttccattttttttccaccctGTAGAGAATAGATGAAATCATGAAGAGGACACGGAAGGGTGATGTCTTGCCAGAGGTGAAGGTAAGGAATGGCACCAAGATTATTTTTTAAGCAGCTCTGATCCTCCTGAAAATGCTCCCGTCTTCGGATGAAGCTTTTTGTGAAGCGGGGGAGAAAAACGCAGAGTGAATTCAGGGGAGAAATTGTTTCCTTTCATTGTCCTCTGAGGACACTGTGCTGTCCATAAAAGGAAGGCATCTTTACAGAGATGTGAATGACAAGATAAAAGTGGTTTGCCAAATGCAGAGAGGACAATTGGGCCAGTTCTGAGACTCTCACAGGGGTGAGTTTAGATCAAGGGTGTGTGAtatagtattcgttcattcattcgtatttattgagcgcttaatgggtgcagaacactgaactgagcaattgggagagtacagtagaacaataaacagacacattccctgcccacagtgagctttaccATCTAGACATGAGGAAATAGTTGAGAAACAGCGGGAGTTGAAGGACAGTAGGCTGAGTTAGGTTCTGGAAGAGCAATGAAAGTGAAGCCAAGAGGCAAATTTGACTTGACAGCAATGTTTTCTGTGTTTTTCACCGGGTGACGTAGAACTGAATAAAAGAAGTAACAGATTTCAGTTTGCAGTTGTCCATGATCCAGTTACTCGCTTGTGACTAAAATcaatttcttccttttttttacgGTAATCATGGGCGTTTGTTTTTGCCTCGTAGAAGGAGGAGCCTAAGCTGGAGATTCACCCCATTTTGAGTGAAGAAGATAAATCTGAAGCAGCCGTCCACGAGAAAATAGGTAAGCGAGAGCCCCTTTTTATTCTGGCTCCTAGGGAAAAAGCCGCATCTCTCCTGGAAATGCCACCCTGGCTTCCGTTTTAGAGCAAATCTGTGCTTTAGTAACCATAGCAACCCCTCCCAGAAACCAGTGTTTTCATTCTGTGTGATTTATTGGCCACGCTGCTGATTcgttggtgcactgtactaaaagctgaggaagtacaatagaatacctgatccctgcccacaagaaatttaatAGTCTAGGAAGATTTTCCTTTTGGTACCAAGCTAGACCATTCCTAGTGTCAGTGTTATAgtgatgattgtgatatttgttaagcgcttatgatgtggcAAGcgttatactaagcaccggggtatggATGGGAAACTCTATGTATCTTACATATTATCcgttggtttattcattcatctttTATTTGCTACTTTAAAGAAAGTTTTCAGATTGTGGAGAGAAAAATTTCCTGAGGGTTTGATAACAACATTGTGATTCTGTGTAGCACTTATTGCCAAAGTGCCCTCAACGTTGCTCCAGTCATTTGCGCCCTCTCAACATCCTTGTGAGCCATGGAAATTCAAGTATTGGTATTTGAAGTTTACAGCTGAGAAATCTGGAGGCCAGAaaggttaaggggcttgcccacagtcatgcagcaggccagaggccgagccgggattagaacccagaccttctgactctcagtctagTGCTCTTTTCTCCCAGCCACACTGCCTTGCGAGAAAATAAGCTGTAAAAcacatttattaataaaaataataatataatagtaataataatgataattgtggtatttgttaagcacttactgtctgcctgccactgtactaagcgctgggataaatataagcaaatcaggtaggacacggtccctgtcctacatggggctcactgtcttaataataataataatcatcatcatcatcatcaatcgtatttattgagcacttactgtgtgcagagcactgtactaagcgcttgggaagtacagattggcaacatatagagacagtccctacccaacagtgggctcacagtctaaaagggggagacagagaacaaaaccaaacatactaacaaaataaaataaatagaatagatatgtacaagtaaaataaatagagtaataaatatgtacaaacatatatacataatatacaaataatggtatttgttaagtatttagtatgtgtcaagcactgttctaagctccggggtagatacaaggtaatcaggttgtcccacgtggggcttaccgtcttaatccccattgtacagatgaggtaactgaggcacagagacgttaagtggcttgcctaaagtcacccagcagacaagtggcagaggcgggattagaacccacatcctctgactcccaagctctttccactaatccacgccgCTCGTTTCAcaggtgaatccccattttacagatgctggatTGTttaatgctgcttttttttttcttttctcctcttaatTTGAAACCAGAAGTGAACGGATTGATTCCCTGCCAGGAGATGAACAGCGTGGGAGGCCCCTGTTCCGACGCCGTATCCCAAGAGCGGTTTTCCAATGGGCTGAAGCCCGAAGTGGGGCTTATCCAGCTGGAAGCCTTGGGCGGGAAGTCACCCAGCCTGGAAGACTCTGCCGATGACGTTCAGTCAATGGATGTCAGGTGCCACCCTGATGGACTCCACCACGTAGACAATTTGCCCTCTACCCTCATGCTACGGAGCACGAGTCTGGGTGGCagaaggacgcgggttctaatcccgtgtctgctgtgtgacctgggatgagtcacttcacttctctgggcctcagtcacctcatccataaaatggagattaagagcgtgagccccacgtaggatagggaccgtgtccaacttgattagcttgtatcttcctcagtgcttggcacatagtaaatgcttaagaatgccacaattattattatttttatatataatCACTTGGAtagacaccagctaatcaggttggacaccatccctgtcccacgtggggctcagggtctcaatccccgttttacagatgaggtaactgaggcacagagaagtgaagtgacttacccaaggtcacagagcagatgagtggcggagccaggagaggaatcatcatcatcatcaatcgtatttattgagcgcttactatgtgcagagcactgtactaagcgcttgggaagtacaaactggcaacacatagagccagtccctacccaacagtgggctcacagtctaaaagggggagacagagaacaaaaccaaacataccaacaaaataaaataaataggatagatatgtaataggaatgcaggcccttctgactcccaggacatacACCAGAAGATCTGGTGTAGGATCTTCTACACCAGAGTGGGCTgactctgctctacccactgggccactttGCCTTCACTCCACTCACCCCAAGTCCCTAAACAGTTCACAATCCTGATTTTTGCAAAACATTTTACTTTTTCCTGGGTCGGCACCGGTCTAATTTAAGCTAGTCAGGTCTGTAAGCTcacgatgggcagggaacgtttctcccaatcctgctgcactgtactctcctcagcatttagaagagtgctctgtacatagtaagcgctcagtaaataccattgatggtgatgatgatctgaaAGGAATGGGAAGAAGCAGGTTTTTGAGTGTCTTCAGAGTCACCAAGTACCGGCAATAACCATCCTTCCTACCAGCTGTCTTTCAGATGGTGTCACAGGGCGCAGGGTGAGAGAGTGTGCATGACTCTGTGCACACCATCACTGCTACTGCAGAAACCACCAAGCCCTGCTGATGGTGAAGCAgaccttttcatttttcttttctctttttttaatggtattttttcagcccttactgtgtgccaggcaccatactaagcgctggggtagatacagactaatcagttcattcatataatcgtatttattgagcacctgctgtgtacaaagcactgtactaagcacttgggactctaCAATATAaagagacacgtcccctgcccacgagcttacagcctagagccagGTGCAACAGATAGAATTAGCGGAGCAGTCTCGGAAACCTCAGTTTCCGACTCTTGTTTCTCTCTTCTCTACCAGTCCCGTCTCCAAAGAAGAACTCGTCTCCATTCCCGAATTTTCCCCGATGAACGAAATGATTCCCGGAGGCTCTCTGGACCCAAACGGCACGAGCAACGCCAAGGCTATCGCCGAGCTCTTAGATTTCACCGGCCCCCCGCCGTTCTCCAAGAGACCCAGTGAAAACCTCAGCCTGGACGACTGCAACAAAAACCTGATCGAAGGATTTAACAGTCCGGGGCAGGAAACTACGCTCAACACCATCTGTTGACGCGTGAAATGTCCTGGATTAGAAAGGTATTGTTGTGGGGGGATGATGGGCTGACTTGGGAGTAGTGGAGGGAAACCgggggaggctgaggaagggAAACGACACATTTCCCGGCTTTCAGTGGCGAAGCGTTTAGGGGAcgtgatttcatcatcatcatcataatcaatcgtatttattgagcgcttactgtgtgcagagcagtgtactaagcgcttgggaagtacaagttggcaacatatagagacagtccctacccaacagtgggctcacagcatcagGGAGCATAATATGAATATTTTAAAACATCGCACCTCGGCGAGGTGGGCGGCCAACTCAGAACTAACCTAAGGGAAAAGGTAGAAGTACCGTTCATCcggttcattaattcaatcattcaatcttatttattgagcgcttactgtgtgcagagcactgtacaaagcgcttgggagagtaccatctaagggacacactccctgcccacgaggagcttacagtctaaaggacgagcttacagcctagaggaccagGTGGAGCGAGCCAGTTGGTTTCGTATGTTACCTCAGGGCCTGATCCTGGATAATTTTAAGGAGGGACCTGcttgtttatattccttcttaACACGTTAATCAGATTCCTTAAAATGAGGTTCTTTGGCTTTGTGGATTTTATCTTGCCCAAATATTTCTAAAGCAGgctccattcagtcaatcaatcggtaatACGTGTTGGGCATtcgtgtagaatcaatcaatcaatcaatcaatcatatttattgagcgcttactatgtgcagagcactgtactaagcgcttgggaagtacaaattggcaacacatagagacagtccctacccaacagtgggctcacagtctaaaagggggagacagagaacagaaccaaacgtaccaacaaaataaaataaataggatagaaatgtacaagtaaaataaataaataaataaatagagtaataaatatgtgtagaagtgaagtgacttacccaaggtcacctgtagacaagtggcagagccccaattaggacccatgtccttctgacccccaggcctgggctctatccactagtccacgctgcttctcagtgtctttcTGTTTGAAGAACTTCATTACCCTCTGCTCATACCTACCAAGAGAGGAGAATTCAAACCCTCACTCTAATGTTTACCGGTTGGCAAATTGTCTCTTTTTTCCCCGCCGTAGACAGGAGATGTCCAGTTTTCTATTTTCCTCCTTCTAAGACACATCTCTGTTTCCGTGCACGGTATTCCACTCAAATtattcccatttctctctccaaCAGAATTAAAAGTGGACACTGGCTTGTTGAAAATCAGTGTAGGACAAGTagtcagtgaatcaatccatcgatggtatttattgagcacttattagtcattcgatcgtatttattgaacacttactatgtgcaatcaatcaattgtatttattgagcgcttactgtgtgcagagcactgtactaagcgcttgggaagtccaagttggcaacatatagagatggtccctacccaacagtgggctcacagtctagaagggggagacagagaacaaaacagtagtcagtgaatcaatcaatcgatggtatttattgagcatttattagtcattcgatcatatttattgaacactatgtgcaatcaatcaatcgtatttattgagcgcttactgtgtgcagagcactgtactaagcgcttgggaagtacaagttggcaacatatagagatggtccctacccaacagtgggctcgcagtctagaagggggagacagagaacaaaacaaaacatattaacaaaataaaataaatagaatagatatgtacaagtaaaataagtagagtaataaatacgtacaaacatatatacatatatacaggtgctgtggggaagggaaggagggggagaggaaagagggggcacttagtacagagcactgtactaagcagttgggagagtacgatatagcagacacgctccctgcccacaatgagcttacagtcctaattaGGTGCTTTTCAATGATGGGTTTTCAAGAACAGGTGGTTGCCTTAAAATAATGCGTTCACTCAAATTAATCATCCTTCCTCCATGTACTGTGGGAGGTTGGATAAAAAGAGAAAagtgaattaaaaataaaatgctttGCACTACTTCATGGCTAGTGCCATTTCCGCAGCATTTTTTTCCTCAGCTTCGGGGATCCAAGTTGTTCGGAATGCCAAAAGCTTCTCTGAAAACGTTAGTCCAAAATACCTAAACCTGACCTCCCAGCCTATGAGGGG harbors:
- the MAP7D2 gene encoding MAP7 domain-containing protein 2 isoform X6, which produces MMRRSLEREQKRWSWGGALASGSGGRDGVAENSPPSLLGVAANTLPPDPVTSSSSTAAAAAACEPHNACDKLSASTMNLPKQTESPISKRLSASTAAIPYSPDRAHRMHLSPMENLLVMRLLTPTQSSLARSRSTLMLSKPYSDSDPGSPLKSPYKSSPTRSSERRKTTSASGSADGLKGASAAQTSPAEKVKREKRPMTPISPSGLGSPLKRCDSPGGLSKRSSSPATPKSASKTLPQSPKTMKPYAGSPAKYRSSSTSTQETPKKKADKERANKEKEEVSGRKGPQGKEAAEKHTVEKHIPEKQALSPGKTDSGEGKLSAGTTDAEEASKILAEKRRQARLQKEQEELERQEKEERERLEKEELKRKAEEERIRLEEEARKREEERKRKEEEDLRRAEEEAKRRAEEEQMLKEKQEKERQARMEKQKEDAEARAREAVEQMRLEREQIMFQIEQERLERKKRIDEIMKRTRKGDVLPEVKKEEPKLEIHPILSEEDKSEAAVHEKIEVNGLIPCQEMNSVGGPCSDAVSQERFSNGLKPEVGLIQLEALGGKSPSLEDSADDVQSMDVSPVSKEELVSIPEFSPMNEMIPGGSLDPNGTSNAKAIAELLDFTGPPPFSKRPSENLSLDDCNKNLIEGFNSPGQETTLNTIC
- the MAP7D2 gene encoding MAP7 domain-containing protein 2 isoform X5; the encoded protein is MDGFLKSDERQRLAKERREERDKCLAAREQQIREKERRAKLQYEKQIEERWRKLEEQRQREDQKRAAVEEKRKQKLRENEERLEAMMRRSLEREQKRWSWGGALASGSGGRDACDKLSASTMNLPKQTESPISKRLSASTAAIPYSPDRDPGSPLKSPYKSSPTRSSERRKTTSASGSADGLKGASAAQTSPAEKVKREKRPMTPISPSGLGSPLKRCDSPGGLSKRSSSPATPKSASKTLPQSPKTMKPYAGSPAKYRSSSTSTQETPKKKADKERANKEKEEVSGRKGPQGKEAAEKHTVEKHIPEKQALSPGKTDSGEGKLSAGTTDAEEASKILAEKRRQARLQKEQEELERQEKEERERLEKEELKRKAEEERIRLEEEARKREEERKRKEEEDLRRAEEEAKRRAEEEQMLKEKQEKERQARMEKQKEDAEARAREAVEQMRLEREQIMFQIEQERLERKKRIDEIMKRTRKGDVLPEVKKEEPKLEIHPILSEEDKSEAAVHEKIEVNGLIPCQEMNSVGGPCSDAVSQERFSNGLKPEVGLIQLEALGGKSPSLEDSADDVQSMDVSPVSKEELVSIPEFSPMNEMIPGGSLDPNGTSNAKAIAELLDFTGPPPFSKRPSENLSLDDCNKNLIEGFNSPGQETTLNTIC